DNA sequence from the Halorussus limi genome:
CGGCGGGCGGCGAGGACGCCGCTGCGGAGGTCGAGGCCGCCCACGACCGCATCGAAGAGATGATAAATATTATGCTCGTCACGGCTCGGAACACCGATTCGTGCGTCGAGCGTGAACGCGTCTCGCTCGGGGATATCGCCGCGGAGGCGTGGGCGGACTTACCCGCCCGACGGGCGAACCTCGTCGTTGAGACCGACCGGAGCGTCCGCGCGGACCCGGTTCACCTCCGACACCTGCTCGAAAACCTGTTCGGGAACGCGGTCGAACACGGCGACGAGAGCGTGACCGTTCGGGAACGCGGTCGAACACGGCGACGAGAGCGTGACCGTTCGGGTCGGCGACCTCCCATCGGGTTTCTACGTCGAGGACGACGGGCCCGGCATTCCGGCCGACGAGCGCGGGACCGTCTTCGACGCCGGGTACACCACGGACGCGGACGGCATCGGTCTCGGTCTCACCTTCGTGGCGCGACTGGCCGAGACCTACGGCTGGGACTGCACGGTCACGGAGAGCGAGAGCGGCGGTGCGCGCTTCGAGTTCGAGAACGTCGAGGCGGAGACCGCAGAACGGGAGTCGAACCGCGCATAGCCGGATCGCTCGCCAGTCGGAGCCGAGAAGTTTGGTACGCCGAGCCACACGCCCCCGAAACTTACGTTCGCCGAACGAGTCCATCGACGCGATGAGCGACAGAGACGCAGTCCGTCGCGCCTACGACGAGATGGCCGAAACCTACGCCGCCGAGCGGTCCCAAGGGGGTCGCGGAGTCGAGATACTCGCGGGATTTCTGGACACCCTCCCGGAGCGGCCTCGCGTCCTCGACGCCGGATGCGGGCAGGGAACGCCGGTGCTCCGGCGACTCGCCGACGCCGGCGACCCGGTCGGTCTCGACTTCTCGGGCGAGCAGTTGCGACTGGCGAGCGAGAACGTTCCCGACGCACCG
Encoded proteins:
- a CDS encoding sensor histidine kinase — encoded protein: MVNRPYFRGGPNWGRVISALGLLYVAVSVGRFAAVVGAGDSLTEALLNFVQVGGPGIVLLYGGIRLPDTELRPEAYPRVVAWCLGGAAVLLGVVGLLLLDPDVNVNHLLWSTVLAAAVGNLGGLAIGANEARAISRAREAEDHERELQRQNDRLESFASMLAHELRNPLNVAQIYLPRAAAGGEDAAAEVEAAHDRIEEMINIMLVTARNTDSCVERERVSLGDIAAEAWADLPARRANLVVETDRSVRADPVHLRHLLENLFGNAVEHGDESVTVRERGRTRRRERDRSGRRPPIGFLRRGRRARHSGRRARDRLRRRVHHGRGRHRSRSHLRGATGRDLRLGLHGHGERERRCALRVRERRGGDRRTGVEPRIAGSLASRSREVWYAEPHAPETYVRRTSPSTR